The following proteins come from a genomic window of Spirochaetota bacterium:
- the iolB gene encoding 5-deoxy-glucuronate isomerase has translation MNIIRSYQPANGYIPVAAVGELAEIGFGMLSLMRGMSQSFETKEREYAFIVLSGTCSITGDASFSNVGERPDVFSANAHTVYIPRSATVAVTAKSDVAIAVATAPAEKKFDARHITPAMVKSKTIGRDNWQRTARIMLDETIEAERLFIGEAIVPSGNWASFPPHRHDFDNLPVEVDMEELYFFKFTRDTGFGYQRVYNDARTIDTVALVRDNDAALIPEGYHPVSNAPGADMYYLWIMSGRNRRFLSVIDERYQWMMK, from the coding sequence ATGAATATCATACGATCATATCAGCCTGCGAATGGATATATTCCCGTAGCAGCGGTCGGGGAACTTGCCGAGATCGGTTTCGGCATGCTGAGCCTCATGCGCGGCATGTCGCAATCATTCGAAACGAAGGAGCGCGAATACGCCTTCATCGTGCTGTCGGGGACATGCTCGATAACCGGGGATGCATCGTTTAGCAATGTCGGCGAGCGCCCCGATGTATTCAGCGCCAATGCGCATACGGTGTATATACCCCGCTCAGCGACCGTGGCAGTGACGGCAAAAAGTGATGTTGCAATCGCCGTCGCAACAGCCCCGGCAGAGAAGAAGTTCGATGCACGGCATATCACCCCGGCGATGGTCAAATCGAAGACTATCGGCCGCGATAATTGGCAGCGTACCGCCCGCATCATGCTCGATGAAACCATCGAAGCGGAACGCCTTTTTATCGGCGAGGCGATAGTCCCCTCAGGAAATTGGGCGAGCTTCCCGCCGCATCGGCATGACTTTGACAATCTTCCCGTCGAAGTTGATATGGAAGAATTATACTTTTTCAAATTCACCCGCGATACCGGATTCGGCTATCAGCGCGTGTACAACGACGCACGAACTATCGATACCGTCGCTCTTGTTAGGGATAATGACGCGGCGCTCATACCGGAGGGTTATCATCCCGTTTCCAATGCCCCCGGCGCGGACATGTACTATCTCTGGATAATGTCGGGCAGGAACCGCCGTTTTCTATCTGTTATCGATGAACGATATCAATGGATGATGAAGTAA
- a CDS encoding PfkB family carbohydrate kinase: MITGLGYSGWDYIGLVPYIPHDDKVRIEKSLEQGGGPAATAIVAAARLGVKTAFIGICGDDDRGDMIVRELKKERVTTAGVIRHRGAMSPAAFCWVEQKTGKRSVAWTLGTVRPLRTGDVDVSLIHRSTILHLDGHHIDAAIHAAKIARKAGVTVSIDAGTMVAGIDSLLPLCDIIIASEAFAERYCGQKDPTRAIGKLLKLKPRICAVTLGSRGVLWCENGVYGRQASFSVPVVDTTGAGDVFHGAFAASIAKKMSTAEGMRFAAATAALKCRALGGRTGIPTDSMVMKYLNTGLKPRAARKKSNA; the protein is encoded by the coding sequence ATGATCACCGGTCTCGGTTACTCTGGATGGGATTATATCGGTCTCGTACCGTATATCCCCCATGACGATAAAGTGCGCATTGAAAAAAGCCTTGAGCAGGGGGGCGGGCCGGCCGCAACGGCCATCGTCGCTGCTGCGCGGCTGGGCGTGAAGACCGCGTTCATCGGCATCTGCGGCGATGATGATCGGGGCGATATGATCGTGCGCGAGTTGAAAAAAGAGCGCGTCACTACCGCCGGCGTGATACGCCATCGCGGTGCGATGTCTCCGGCAGCGTTCTGCTGGGTCGAGCAGAAGACGGGAAAGCGCAGCGTAGCGTGGACACTCGGCACGGTGCGGCCCCTTCGCACGGGCGATGTCGATGTCTCATTGATACATCGATCGACCATACTCCATCTCGACGGTCATCATATCGATGCAGCGATACACGCAGCGAAGATCGCCCGAAAAGCCGGTGTGACTGTCTCTATCGATGCGGGGACCATGGTCGCCGGTATCGATTCACTCTTGCCGCTGTGTGATATCATCATCGCATCGGAAGCGTTCGCGGAGCGGTATTGCGGACAGAAAGACCCCACGCGTGCGATAGGTAAACTTCTCAAACTGAAACCGCGGATATGCGCCGTAACGCTCGGCTCACGCGGTGTGCTGTGGTGTGAGAACGGTGTGTACGGCCGTCAGGCATCGTTCTCCGTTCCTGTTGTCGACACTACCGGTGCCGGTGATGTGTTCCACGGCGCATTCGCTGCCTCCATTGCAAAGAAAATGTCGACCGCGGAAGGCATGCGTTTCGCAGCAGCAACAGCGGCACTGAAGTGTAGGGCTCTCGGTGGAAGAACGGGTATACCGACGGATAGCATGGTCATGAAATATTTGAACACGGGGCTGAAGCCCCGTGCAGCAAGGAAGAAAAGCAATGCATAA
- a CDS encoding DeoR/GlpR family DNA-binding transcription regulator: MKSKRTNTRNPEERRANLLLALQRERYHSVAGLQKKTGIPIATLHRDLDMLMKHGHIRKTYGGVEMLPRGVVREYDKRIAIAVEQKKAIGNKAVPLVKAGDTIFVDASSTVYYFCSLLMEAPPENITIITNAVHLPAQFAGNDSPIRMISTGGTIDREIQACSGGAAVSSIRNHTINKAFISAAGFSLSAGISTATESLHQLITVALASASERYCLVDSSKYGKELLYRIAGLSDFAAVITDDGIAPDVRAQAREKGVTLLTAGV, from the coding sequence ATGAAATCAAAACGAACAAATACAAGAAATCCCGAGGAAAGAAGGGCGAATCTGCTTCTGGCGCTGCAGCGGGAGCGCTATCACAGCGTTGCGGGACTGCAAAAGAAGACCGGCATACCGATAGCGACGCTGCATCGCGACCTCGACATGCTCATGAAGCACGGGCATATACGGAAAACCTACGGCGGCGTAGAAATGCTTCCCCGCGGCGTCGTCCGCGAATACGACAAACGTATCGCCATTGCCGTCGAGCAGAAAAAGGCCATCGGGAATAAAGCCGTGCCGCTCGTGAAAGCGGGGGATACGATATTCGTCGATGCATCGTCCACCGTGTATTATTTCTGCTCATTGCTCATGGAAGCCCCGCCCGAGAACATCACGATAATCACCAATGCGGTGCATCTGCCCGCGCAATTCGCGGGGAACGACTCGCCGATACGGATGATAAGCACCGGCGGGACGATCGACCGCGAGATACAGGCATGCTCCGGCGGTGCGGCCGTTTCATCCATCCGCAATCATACGATAAACAAAGCGTTCATTTCTGCGGCGGGGTTCTCGCTCTCCGCCGGCATATCCACCGCGACAGAATCTCTCCACCAGCTGATAACCGTTGCGCTCGCATCGGCATCGGAACGATACTGCCTCGTCGACAGCAGCAAGTACGGCAAGGAACTGCTCTACCGTATCGCGGGGTTATCCGACTTCGCCGCTGTCATCACCGATGACGGCATCGCACCCGACGTTCGTGCACAGGCGCGTGAAAAAGGTGTTACGCTTCTTACGGCGGGGGTATGA
- a CDS encoding sugar phosphate isomerase, translated as MGDTTISERRSALDEARTFLERETQFHLGLLITEQPHPKTCSFSQTIARDSAAGIRMLQSVDDDIPAMAGRVFNSDTYARLCDDMFDTLSHGGRICFSGCGATGRLAILLEASWRRLWKALKTSQSLIASQFPDAENRVLSIMTGGDYALIRSVEFFEDYQEFGREQVRGTGLGKGDMLVAISEGGETSSVIGTIHEAVDRGAKAHFVFNNPSDMLVKLVERSRAVIDDPRVRSMSIATGPMAIAGSTRMQATSSELLVVGCA; from the coding sequence TTGGGCGATACAACTATATCAGAACGGCGATCGGCACTTGATGAAGCGCGGACATTCCTCGAAAGGGAAACGCAGTTTCACCTGGGCTTGCTCATCACCGAACAGCCGCATCCCAAAACCTGCAGCTTCTCACAGACGATAGCTCGGGATTCCGCTGCGGGCATACGCATGCTCCAGTCGGTCGACGATGACATCCCTGCAATGGCCGGCCGTGTTTTTAACAGCGATACATACGCACGCCTTTGCGATGATATGTTCGATACACTTTCACATGGCGGCAGGATCTGCTTCTCCGGCTGCGGCGCGACCGGTCGTCTTGCGATACTCCTTGAAGCATCATGGCGGCGGCTCTGGAAAGCACTGAAAACATCCCAATCGTTGATCGCATCGCAATTCCCCGATGCCGAGAACCGTGTGCTGAGCATCATGACCGGCGGCGATTATGCATTGATACGAAGCGTCGAGTTCTTCGAGGACTATCAGGAATTCGGCCGCGAGCAGGTGCGTGGAACGGGTCTTGGCAAAGGCGATATGCTCGTCGCTATTTCTGAGGGCGGTGAAACATCGTCGGTCATCGGAACGATCCATGAGGCCGTCGATCGCGGAGCGAAGGCGCATTTTGTTTTCAACAACCCATCCGACATGCTCGTAAAGCTCGTCGAGCGATCGCGTGCTGTCATCGATGATCCGCGTGTACGTTCGATGAGCATCGCCACCGGGCCCATGGCTATTGCGGGGTCTACCCGCATGCAGGCTACATCATCCGAACTCCTTGTCGTCGGCTGTGCTT
- a CDS encoding AraC family transcriptional regulator has protein sequence MKQPVPGNITILSVHNPNEERALGPAPTPSRERNFRRIYTDRLFVPHIVSIGQGKRTDAALTIRHQIHPGAIELYYIANGVFDIRIGDTAHIVKGGDIISVPPDTWHEGGVLPLQKPHFYWCIIRIPKKGERFLGLSRTETHRLFSALTASRVRPLAIGNGSKSMFDAMLASLIGRDPLCGAIVSRHVLAMLLDTIACGKVKPSRDDMRTALRIDLIRRYVLHHMNELISAEALSETSGLSPATLRREFKKSTGMPLHDYIIREKIRKAEYALRNGTSAVTDIAYDLGFSSPAHFSTVFRKWTGITPQAFRERIKR, from the coding sequence ATGAAGCAACCTGTCCCGGGCAACATCACCATACTGAGCGTGCATAATCCGAACGAGGAGCGCGCACTAGGCCCTGCACCAACTCCATCACGAGAGCGTAATTTTAGGCGGATATACACCGACAGGCTGTTCGTACCGCATATCGTATCGATCGGACAGGGGAAGCGTACAGATGCGGCGCTTACGATACGCCATCAGATACACCCCGGGGCCATAGAGCTCTACTATATCGCGAACGGTGTGTTCGATATCAGGATCGGCGACACGGCGCATATCGTCAAAGGCGGCGATATCATATCAGTTCCGCCGGATACCTGGCATGAGGGCGGCGTGCTCCCGCTGCAGAAACCCCATTTCTACTGGTGCATCATCCGCATCCCGAAAAAAGGCGAGCGCTTTCTTGGGCTTTCCCGCACAGAAACACATCGCCTGTTCTCAGCACTCACGGCATCACGCGTCCGCCCGCTTGCCATCGGCAATGGATCGAAGTCGATGTTCGATGCAATGCTTGCTTCACTTATCGGCCGCGACCCCTTATGCGGCGCCATCGTATCGCGGCATGTGCTTGCGATGCTCCTCGATACTATCGCATGTGGAAAGGTGAAACCCTCCCGCGATGATATGCGCACGGCTCTGCGCATCGATCTCATACGCCGCTATGTGCTTCATCACATGAACGAATTGATATCCGCAGAGGCGTTGAGCGAGACATCCGGCCTTTCACCGGCAACGCTCCGGCGTGAATTCAAGAAAAGCACGGGTATGCCGCTCCACGACTACATCATCCGTGAAAAGATACGGAAAGCGGAATACGCTCTCAGAAACGGTACGTCAGCGGTGACCGATATCGCGTACGATCTCGGGTTCTCAAGCCCGGCGCATTTCAGCACCGTGTTCAGGAAATGGACAGGGATCACACCACAGGCATTTCGCGAACGCATCAAGCGATAG
- a CDS encoding cellulase family glycosylhydrolase, with protein sequence MAILSAAAYAQTVASFDFSGEKGADGWGKTKQASIETSEGSLRYTGSGWDAKMYRSVRLEKGNYTISGRARGTTVLQLRRTWDAKEKALVNLNLTRDEWRTDWRQFETDGGNYILVISFGAAGETKGEIQWIKIEQAPVLPDTDIPDAAVLEKERPSPAIVRGCTTGSSTNRETYAALRATGANVVRVFFGPKAYYLKKKTAGIWDAMPDMLDHLEAQVKCAHEQGIKVVPVLGGIIMDGKVNNSSSEFWDHPDIEKNFCRIWEMVAQRLLPYRESIWAYDLYNEALDWGQMPYPPRQWRTVAIAGIKAIRAIDKDVWVVYETGPGGLSSGFDGLKPLPDTHVIYGAHFYSPHEFTHQGVGNIANTDLAEVMKKINVRYPSEVNGRVYDKSVMEQELATTAAFQKKYRVPIYFGEFSVIKWAPKEDAVRYLTDIIDVFEKNGWSWSYHAFREWPGWSFEHDDAFWDQKSPVPAPTTNETERAKVVKRGLAKNTR encoded by the coding sequence ATGGCTATCCTATCGGCAGCGGCTTACGCACAGACCGTCGCATCGTTCGACTTTTCCGGCGAAAAGGGTGCCGACGGCTGGGGAAAAACAAAGCAGGCAAGCATCGAAACATCGGAAGGATCCCTGCGGTATACCGGCAGCGGCTGGGACGCGAAGATGTATCGCTCCGTAAGGCTTGAGAAAGGGAATTACACGATATCCGGCCGCGCTCGCGGAACGACGGTACTCCAGCTCAGGCGTACGTGGGACGCGAAAGAAAAAGCGCTTGTCAACCTCAATCTTACCCGCGACGAATGGCGCACCGACTGGCGACAATTCGAAACTGACGGCGGTAACTATATCCTCGTGATAAGTTTCGGGGCCGCAGGGGAGACCAAGGGCGAGATACAATGGATAAAGATCGAACAGGCGCCGGTACTTCCTGATACCGACATCCCCGATGCCGCCGTGCTCGAAAAAGAACGCCCGAGCCCGGCGATAGTCCGCGGATGCACCACCGGAAGTTCGACGAACCGGGAAACGTATGCAGCTTTGCGTGCGACCGGCGCGAACGTTGTACGCGTTTTCTTCGGCCCCAAAGCGTACTATTTGAAGAAAAAAACAGCCGGGATATGGGATGCAATGCCGGACATGCTCGACCATCTTGAAGCGCAGGTAAAATGCGCGCATGAACAAGGAATAAAGGTCGTTCCAGTGCTTGGCGGCATCATCATGGATGGGAAGGTGAACAACAGCAGCAGTGAATTCTGGGACCATCCTGATATCGAAAAGAATTTCTGCCGGATATGGGAAATGGTCGCGCAACGTCTTCTGCCCTACCGAGAAAGCATATGGGCGTATGATCTCTATAACGAAGCACTCGATTGGGGACAAATGCCGTATCCTCCGCGGCAGTGGCGGACAGTGGCCATCGCAGGAATAAAAGCGATACGCGCTATCGATAAGGACGTATGGGTCGTCTATGAAACGGGACCGGGCGGCCTTTCATCGGGATTCGACGGATTAAAACCGCTTCCCGACACGCATGTCATCTACGGCGCGCACTTCTATTCACCGCATGAGTTCACGCATCAAGGCGTGGGGAACATCGCAAATACCGATCTTGCAGAAGTGATGAAAAAGATCAACGTCCGCTATCCGTCCGAAGTGAACGGACGCGTGTATGATAAAAGTGTGATGGAACAGGAGCTGGCAACGACCGCGGCCTTCCAGAAAAAATACCGCGTGCCGATATACTTCGGGGAATTCAGCGTTATCAAGTGGGCGCCGAAAGAGGATGCCGTGCGGTATCTCACCGATATCATCGATGTGTTCGAAAAGAACGGCTGGTCGTGGAGCTATCATGCGTTCCGCGAATGGCCGGGGTGGAGCTTTGAGCATGATGATGCGTTCTGGGACCAGAAGTCCCCTGTGCCTGCGCCGACAACGAATGAGACCGAGCGTGCGAAAGTGGTGAAGCGGGGATTGGCGAAGAACACCCGCTGA
- a CDS encoding substrate-binding domain-containing protein, which translates to MDRNYNPVMRVMNKQSAKRDRPLRDRIAVINMFASWANSLAAEYWIKTISGIQDIAVSEGTVIDFIDRDMFDRRIVSRMHRMYDGIIAAIPAGNAAQTLWNAVSERLPSVAVMSMPRKEPRAFVGTDDALAIRKVMSHCAEEGHRSFVYAGLDRESYAAIRKQAFLNSLPKNAAGRTVNYRHLYEKHGPYAPDRAAEALLDDIRARPVDAVVFESDFFASRFIKHADRSGLSIPRDIAVAGFNDMPERPLPVALTTIRHDGISIGRTAARMLFAQIRGNGGTGTALIEPALIIRRSSLKNSLGGESGDAFKHFVEARIREWHPYPEMIRSLPSTIGISRTQFSRRFSHVFGKSFVAYVNDVRIASAARSLAGSDEGITSIAMNTGFNNHTNFMKFFRRSYGCTPGEYRMRERTKVASKEHHNS; encoded by the coding sequence ATGGATCGAAACTATAATCCGGTCATGCGCGTGATGAACAAACAGAGTGCAAAGCGGGATAGGCCGCTGCGGGACCGTATCGCCGTCATCAACATGTTCGCCTCGTGGGCGAATTCGCTCGCCGCCGAATACTGGATAAAGACGATATCCGGCATACAGGATATAGCGGTGAGTGAAGGGACCGTTATCGATTTTATCGATCGCGACATGTTCGACCGACGCATTGTATCGAGGATGCACCGGATGTATGACGGCATCATCGCTGCGATCCCGGCGGGCAATGCCGCGCAGACACTATGGAACGCCGTATCCGAACGACTGCCGTCGGTGGCGGTCATGTCCATGCCGCGAAAGGAACCGCGCGCATTCGTCGGTACTGATGACGCGCTCGCGATACGGAAGGTGATGTCGCATTGTGCCGAAGAAGGACATCGATCGTTCGTCTATGCCGGGCTTGACAGAGAATCATATGCGGCGATACGAAAGCAGGCGTTCCTGAACTCCCTCCCGAAAAACGCCGCGGGAAGGACGGTCAATTACCGTCATCTCTATGAAAAGCACGGACCGTATGCCCCCGATCGTGCGGCCGAGGCGCTTCTCGACGATATTCGCGCTCGCCCTGTCGATGCTGTTGTTTTCGAATCGGATTTTTTCGCATCACGCTTCATCAAGCATGCCGACCGCAGCGGGCTGTCAATACCGCGGGACATCGCTGTTGCCGGCTTCAACGACATGCCGGAACGTCCCCTGCCGGTCGCGCTTACGACGATACGCCATGACGGCATTTCCATCGGACGTACGGCTGCGCGCATGCTTTTTGCGCAGATACGCGGCAACGGCGGGACCGGGACTGCGCTCATCGAACCTGCGCTCATCATACGCCGTTCATCGCTTAAGAATTCCCTCGGCGGCGAGAGCGGCGATGCGTTCAAACACTTTGTCGAGGCACGCATACGCGAGTGGCATCCCTATCCCGAAATGATTCGTTCGCTTCCTTCAACGATCGGTATCTCCCGCACACAGTTCTCACGACGCTTCTCTCACGTGTTCGGGAAAAGTTTTGTCGCCTACGTGAACGACGTGCGCATTGCTTCAGCGGCACGATCGCTTGCCGGTTCGGATGAAGGCATTACCTCGATAGCAATGAATACGGGTTTCAATAATCATACGAATTTCATGAAATTTTTCCGACGATCGTACGGCTGCACGCCGGGCGAATACCGGATGCGTGAACGCACAAAAGTTGCATCGAAGGAACATCACAATAGTTAG
- a CDS encoding AzlD domain-containing protein: protein MSIDIIMLIAGTAVIVFATRLAPFLIFRSGKMPTLLVYLETVIPPLVLTILVIYCLKDVRWALFPYGAPEILALTVVAGVHLLLRNAFVSIVGGTAVYLVLLHLIFRTA from the coding sequence ATGAGCATCGATATCATCATGCTTATCGCCGGAACAGCCGTCATCGTGTTCGCGACACGGCTTGCACCGTTCCTTATATTCCGCTCGGGTAAAATGCCAACGCTGCTCGTCTATCTTGAAACAGTGATACCCCCGCTCGTGCTCACCATCCTCGTCATATACTGTCTGAAGGATGTTCGCTGGGCCCTGTTCCCGTACGGCGCGCCGGAAATACTCGCGCTCACTGTCGTCGCAGGTGTACATCTGCTCCTTCGCAACGCCTTCGTGAGCATTGTCGGGGGAACGGCGGTCTACCTTGTACTGCTTCATCTGATATTCCGCACCGCATAA
- a CDS encoding AzlC family ABC transporter permease, which yields MQRTRSAIKTGPHPISRAFIDTLPVMFGYIPVGMTFGFLLVKAGLVWYAALIMSVFVFSGATQFLMLSFIAAGTPLPMALFTMLLLNLRHAFFGLSLLRKYGGTGMLKPYLIFALTDETYALAASALPNESIRKRYFFFISIFDHLYWIIGSAVGALIGAAVHVELAGLDFALAALFTVLVIEQWKAVRRLTPFIVAAVSGILSLLFIPHAYMLLAAIVAGVIILLVLRPRNT from the coding sequence ATGCAGCGAACACGATCAGCAATAAAAACGGGACCGCACCCGATCTCACGAGCGTTCATTGATACGCTCCCTGTCATGTTCGGCTATATCCCCGTCGGGATGACGTTCGGATTTCTCCTCGTAAAAGCAGGGCTTGTCTGGTACGCGGCGCTTATCATGAGCGTGTTCGTATTTTCCGGCGCGACGCAATTCCTCATGCTGTCATTCATCGCTGCGGGCACCCCGCTCCCCATGGCGCTCTTTACCATGCTCCTGCTCAATCTGCGGCATGCCTTCTTCGGCCTATCTCTTCTGAGGAAATACGGCGGCACGGGCATGCTGAAGCCGTACCTGATATTTGCCCTCACCGATGAAACGTATGCCCTTGCCGCAAGCGCTCTGCCGAATGAGTCCATCCGCAAGCGATATTTTTTCTTCATATCGATCTTCGATCATCTCTACTGGATCATCGGGTCTGCTGTCGGTGCGCTCATCGGTGCTGCCGTTCATGTAGAACTTGCCGGACTTGATTTTGCACTTGCGGCGCTTTTCACCGTACTCGTGATCGAACAATGGAAGGCGGTGCGCCGATTGACACCGTTCATCGTCGCTGCCGTTTCCGGGATACTCTCGCTTCTGTTCATTCCGCACGCATATATGCTCCTGGCGGCGATCGTCGCCGGCGTGATCATACTTCTCGTGCTGAGGCCGCGCAACACATGA
- a CDS encoding DUF1295 domain-containing protein — protein sequence MKNIVVTKAFGLAYCFAAYMCAGVLIVLISPVLHGLHPLLAVLIADCAAMLVVFLFSVFSDNSSVYDPYWSIIPIPIALYFALVLDAPLWRIILIAGIVSIWGLRLTGNWIRRWKGLSHEDWRYADFRQSSGRWYWLVSLLGIHGFPTLIVFAGCLSLFAAFASSAPFGVFDILGAFVAIAAVVIEAVSDEVLSRSIRTGKKGALCEHGLWRYARHPNYFGEVLFWWGLWLFSLARFPEYWWTSVGPVAMTLLFVFISVPMIDRHMAKRPGYARRMKLSPLVPLPRR from the coding sequence ATGAAAAACATCGTAGTGACCAAAGCGTTCGGCCTCGCATACTGTTTTGCCGCATATATGTGCGCTGGCGTGCTTATCGTACTTATTTCTCCTGTACTTCACGGTTTGCATCCGCTACTTGCCGTTCTCATTGCCGACTGCGCTGCCATGCTTGTTGTGTTCCTCTTTTCGGTCTTTTCCGACAACTCGAGCGTATACGACCCGTACTGGAGCATTATCCCGATACCGATCGCACTGTATTTTGCCCTTGTTCTTGATGCGCCGCTCTGGCGTATTATCCTTATCGCCGGTATAGTGTCGATCTGGGGGCTCAGGCTTACCGGGAATTGGATACGGAGATGGAAGGGATTATCACACGAGGATTGGCGGTACGCCGATTTCCGGCAAAGCTCCGGGCGATGGTATTGGCTGGTGAGCCTCCTCGGCATTCATGGTTTTCCCACGCTCATCGTATTTGCCGGGTGTCTTTCGCTCTTCGCGGCATTCGCGTCATCTGCCCCGTTCGGCGTGTTCGATATCCTCGGTGCGTTCGTTGCCATCGCTGCCGTCGTGATCGAAGCGGTTTCCGATGAAGTGCTTTCGCGATCGATACGCACGGGTAAAAAAGGCGCGCTCTGCGAACACGGGCTCTGGAGATATGCACGTCATCCGAACTATTTCGGCGAAGTGCTGTTCTGGTGGGGGCTGTGGCTTTTCTCGCTCGCTCGTTTCCCGGAATATTGGTGGACCAGTGTCGGCCCCGTTGCGATGACGCTTCTGTTCGTCTTTATCAGCGTTCCGATGATAGACCGTCATATGGCGAAACGCCCGGGGTATGCACGGCGAATGAAGCTGTCGCCGCTCGTGCCGCTGCCGCGTCGCTGA
- a CDS encoding LacI family DNA-binding transcriptional regulator, whose translation MPNVTVKDIARRARVSIGTVDRVLHKRGRAAKSTIVKVMKAAKEMDYQPNIFARNLSLAKKLRFGVVMPRSAQNGGYWKLADRGLLDAGKEFAPFSVSTAAFRYDRYSRTSFEKAMRSAAEECPDGLLAAVVDPSAGIPLLTDIMSRIPVVLFDSYIPDVSPIAFIGQDSYQSGVLSGKLMSLAAGDGEIVAVQPVADDHHISDRIRGFADRMGGPSRIIVEPLDGNAEDDAAVKALFLRHPDAKGFFVASADVHRFATYAAAAGGKRERTFIGYDLTEVNRMHVETGMIDFIIDQKPDVQVRNGLTLLYRSVALKTPPEADRMLMPLDIITKENVRYYRA comes from the coding sequence ATGCCGAATGTTACGGTAAAAGACATAGCACGCCGCGCACGGGTGTCGATCGGTACGGTTGACCGCGTCCTCCACAAACGCGGGCGGGCGGCGAAATCGACCATCGTGAAAGTAATGAAAGCCGCGAAAGAGATGGATTATCAGCCGAACATCTTCGCGCGAAACCTTTCGCTCGCGAAGAAGCTCCGGTTCGGCGTCGTCATGCCGCGTTCGGCGCAGAACGGCGGCTACTGGAAACTCGCCGATCGGGGGCTTCTGGATGCCGGGAAGGAATTTGCGCCCTTCTCTGTATCGACGGCTGCATTCCGATACGACCGTTATTCGCGCACATCGTTCGAGAAGGCGATGCGCTCTGCAGCGGAGGAATGTCCTGACGGGCTTCTCGCCGCCGTTGTAGATCCCTCCGCCGGCATACCGCTGCTTACCGATATCATGTCGCGCATACCTGTCGTGTTATTCGATTCGTATATCCCGGATGTAAGCCCCATCGCGTTCATCGGGCAGGACTCCTATCAGAGCGGCGTTCTTTCCGGCAAGCTCATGTCCCTGGCGGCCGGAGACGGAGAGATCGTTGCCGTTCAACCGGTGGCCGACGACCATCATATTTCCGACCGCATACGCGGCTTTGCCGACCGCATGGGCGGCCCATCCCGTATCATCGTCGAGCCGCTTGACGGGAACGCAGAGGACGATGCGGCGGTCAAAGCCCTTTTCCTGCGACACCCGGATGCGAAAGGATTCTTTGTAGCAAGCGCCGATGTCCACCGCTTCGCAACCTATGCTGCGGCTGCCGGCGGAAAAAGGGAACGGACCTTTATCGGGTATGATCTTACCGAGGTCAACCGCATGCATGTCGAGACCGGTATGATCGACTTCATCATAGATCAGAAGCCCGATGTGCAGGTGCGCAACGGCCTCACCCTGCTGTACCGGAGCGTGGCGCTGAAAACCCCGCCGGAAGCCGACCGCATGCTCATGCCGCTCGATATCATCACGAAAGAGAATGTCCGCTATTACCGGGCATAA